GCAGTTTGGTAAAATCGCCTCATTAACACAAACCATAAAAATAGAACAGAGTCCTCTTCAAAGACAATTAACAAGAGTTGCACAAGTTATAGCATATCTATCACTTGTTATGGGGGTATTCTTTTTCCTCCTTGGTCTTTTGATGGGAAGATCATTAGTTGATACATTTATGTTTGCAATAGGTATAATTACCGCAAATGTACCTGAAGGATTATTGCCTACGGTAACACTGGCACTTGCCATGGGAGTTCAGCGAATGGCAAGAAGACATGCGCTTGTAAAGAAGCTTTCAAGCGTTGAGACGCTTGGTGGAGCGACAGTTATTTGTACAGATAAGACGGGAACTTTGACACAGAATGAGATGACAGTTAGAGAGATTTGGACTCCTTTGGAATTTTACAATGTAAGCGGTATTGGATATGAACCAAAAGGTGAGTTTTCTGCAAATGGCAGACAAATAGACAATAAAAATCTTCCTGATGAATTATCATTATTATTGAAAATAGGTCTATTATGTAATAACAGCCGGTTAGTAAGGCCTACAAATGAGAATCCATCGTGGAATATTATTGGTGATCCTACTGAAGGCTCTTTAGTCGTACTGGCAGAAAAAGCAGGATATACTCTCGAAAATATGTTGAGAGAATATCCGAGAGTTTCACAGCTTCCATTTGATTCAAGACGTAAAAGAATGAGTTCCATACATAAGTCTGGAAAAGATATTTATGTATTCACAAAAGGGGCACCTAAGGAGACACTTTCAGTTTGTAATTATATTTTTAAAGGCGAAGAAGGGGTAAAAAAGTTAGAACAATCAGATATTGATAAAGTAATAGAACAGAATGACAAATTTGCAGAATCTGGTTTAAGAGTTCTTGCAATGGCATACAAAAAAATAGACGATGAAAATAAGGAATATACAATAGAAAATACGGAAAATGATTTAATCTTCGTTGGTTTGGTAGCGATGATGGATCCGCCAAGGCCTGAAGTAGAATTAGCTGTAAAACATGCTCATAAGGCTGGAATAAAGATTATCATGATAACAGGTGACTATGGATTAACAGCAGAATCTATTGCAAGGAGAATAGGTATAATAAAAGGATTGCATCCGAGAATAATTATAGGTAATGAACTTGATAAAATGACTGACGAGGATTTAAAGAAGGAGTTAAAAAATAAAGAAATTATTTTCGCAAGAGTTGCACCGGAGCATAAAATGAAAGTTGTAGCTGCACTTAAAGAAATGGGTGAAGTTGTAGCAGTTACTGGTGATGGTGTTAATGATTCACCGGCATTAAAGAGGGCTGATATCGGTATTGCAATGGGTAAATCTGGTACAGATGTAGCAAGAGAAGTAGCAACGATGGTATTGACAGACGATAATTTTGCCAGCATAGTAAATGCTATCGAAGAAGGCAGAGCTGTATATGATAACGTTAGGAAGTTCATAACATATATATTTGCACATCTAACACCAGAAGCTATACCGTATATTTTGTTTTCACTGTTTAATATACCTGTTCCAATAACAGTAATGCAGATATTGGCGATTGATTTAGGTACCGAAACATTGCCGGCTCTTGCACTTGGCGTTGAACCGCCTGAACCAGGTGTCATGGACAGACCACCAAGGTCGCCTAAGGAAAAATTACTAAATCTGTCATTATTCCTCAGAGGATATGTTTTACTCGGGTTAATTAGTTCAGTAGCAGTACTTTCTGGATATTTTTGGGTATTGTATAGTGGTGGATGGCATTGGGGTGAAACCCTTCCATTTACGGCTCCGCTTGCTAAAAAAGCTGCTACAATGAGCTTTTTAGGAATTGTAATAATGCAGGTTGCAAATGTATTTGCTTGTCGTACTGAAGTTGCATCTATGTTTAGTGTCGGCTTCTTTAAAAATAAATTATTAAACATAGGTGTTGTATTTGAATTAGTACTTACAGCGATACTTATATATGTGCCATTTTTGCAGAAAATATTTGACACATATCCTGTTTCATTTAAACATTGGCTGTTTTACTTAGCATTTATACCATTACTTATTGGTGCAGAAGAAATCAGGAAATGGATTTTGCGCAAGAAAATAAATGCAAACAAATAAAAAGGAGGTGAAAGGCTCTATATGAGCCTGATTTATGAATATAATAGTTGCCGGATGCGGCAGACTTGGTGCACAGTTGACACAAATATTAGATGCCGATGGATACCATGTCACAGTAATTGATAAAGACAAAAATGCTTTTAAAAGACTAAAAACATTTAAGGGTGAATTTATAGAAGGGATCGCATTTGATAAAGCCACTCTTATAAGGGCTGGCATTGAAAATGCTGACGCAATAGCTTCTGTGACAAATGGCGATAATACTAATATCGTTACAGCTTTGATTGCAAAGAAAAAGTTTAAAGTTCCAACTATAGTAGCAAGAATTTATGACCCAATACGAGCAGAGATATATAGAAAAATGGGAATAAATACAGTTTCTCCTACATTATGGGGTGCAAATAAGATAAAAGACCTCATATGTCATCCCGATTTGTTTAGAGTATCGTCATTTGGGAATGGTGAAGTAGAGATAATAGAAACAGAGGCATCTATATTTTTGGATGGTCGCCATGTTAGAGATATTTCCATACCATCTGAAGTTAATGTAGTCAGTATAGTTAGGAACGGGATAGCGGTTATACCAACACCGAGCACAACTTTTAAAAAAGGTGATAAAATCTTTATCGCTTCAACAGCTTTTGGAAAATCAAAGATAAAACAAATGTTTATGTCATAATTTAAAAATATTTTAGTAGGAGGTGAAAGAACCTGCTGGGAACAATGTACATAAAGTTTCCGAGTAACAGGTCATAATATGTCGATAATGATAGTTGGCGCTGGGCGCCTCGGTTCATTTCTCGCTAAATTGATGGAAGAAAAGAATAAAGAGGTTGTTGTCGTTGAAAAAGACGAGGCAAAAATTGAAAAGTTAAGAAAAGATTTAAGATGCTCCATTATGATTGGCGATGGCTGCAATTCAGATATCTTAAAAAAAGCGGGAATCATTGGAGCTGAAATAGTAGTTGCTGCTACTGGGCATGATGAAGATAATCTTATAATATGTCAGCTTGCTAAATACGAATTTGGAGTATCAAGAGTAGTTTCACGAATAAACAACCCTAAAAATGAGTGGCTTTTTACAAAAGATATGGGCGTTGACGCTGCTGTAAGCAGTGCCAGAATAATTGCAAAATTAATTGAAGAAGAAGCAGAGATAAGCAGCCTCACAACGATTATAAATCTCGCTGAGGGGAAAATATCCCTTGTAAGAAGCATAATTGAAAAAAATTCAAAAGCTGCTCATAAATTGATAAAAGATTTAAAGCTTCCAGATGATTGCGTAATAATGTCGATAGTAAGGGACAATAAAGTATTATTGCCGAATGGCAATACAAAAATATTACCAGGTGATGAAGTTTTAAGTGTTGTTAGTGATGAAAGCAAAGAAAAATTAGAAGATTTGTTTAATATATAGAGACTGTGCGAAGGCACAGTTTCTTTTTATATCTAGTTTTTAAATTACTTGAA
This portion of the Thermoanaerobacterium sp. RBIITD genome encodes:
- a CDS encoding TrkA family potassium uptake protein gives rise to the protein MSIMIVGAGRLGSFLAKLMEEKNKEVVVVEKDEAKIEKLRKDLRCSIMIGDGCNSDILKKAGIIGAEIVVAATGHDEDNLIICQLAKYEFGVSRVVSRINNPKNEWLFTKDMGVDAAVSSARIIAKLIEEEAEISSLTTIINLAEGKISLVRSIIEKNSKAAHKLIKDLKLPDDCVIMSIVRDNKVLLPNGNTKILPGDEVLSVVSDESKEKLEDLFNI
- a CDS encoding cation-transporting P-type ATPase, encoding MKIDDIFRLTADDIFNELNTSIKGLSKDEANARLQKYGYNEIKEVKKSSLLSRFLANFTHLLAILLWIASILSFIGGMPQLGWAIILVIIVNALFSFWQEFKAEQATESLKKMLPSYVKVIRDGHQEQILARELVPGDLIYLEEGDHIPADARLIEAFEMRTINAALTGESEPVRRTSDVVLDEDVSLLQSPNLVFMGTSVASGSGTAVVYATGMDTQFGKIASLTQTIKIEQSPLQRQLTRVAQVIAYLSLVMGVFFFLLGLLMGRSLVDTFMFAIGIITANVPEGLLPTVTLALAMGVQRMARRHALVKKLSSVETLGGATVICTDKTGTLTQNEMTVREIWTPLEFYNVSGIGYEPKGEFSANGRQIDNKNLPDELSLLLKIGLLCNNSRLVRPTNENPSWNIIGDPTEGSLVVLAEKAGYTLENMLREYPRVSQLPFDSRRKRMSSIHKSGKDIYVFTKGAPKETLSVCNYIFKGEEGVKKLEQSDIDKVIEQNDKFAESGLRVLAMAYKKIDDENKEYTIENTENDLIFVGLVAMMDPPRPEVELAVKHAHKAGIKIIMITGDYGLTAESIARRIGIIKGLHPRIIIGNELDKMTDEDLKKELKNKEIIFARVAPEHKMKVVAALKEMGEVVAVTGDGVNDSPALKRADIGIAMGKSGTDVAREVATMVLTDDNFASIVNAIEEGRAVYDNVRKFITYIFAHLTPEAIPYILFSLFNIPVPITVMQILAIDLGTETLPALALGVEPPEPGVMDRPPRSPKEKLLNLSLFLRGYVLLGLISSVAVLSGYFWVLYSGGWHWGETLPFTAPLAKKAATMSFLGIVIMQVANVFACRTEVASMFSVGFFKNKLLNIGVVFELVLTAILIYVPFLQKIFDTYPVSFKHWLFYLAFIPLLIGAEEIRKWILRKKINANK
- a CDS encoding TrkA family potassium uptake protein; its protein translation is MNIIVAGCGRLGAQLTQILDADGYHVTVIDKDKNAFKRLKTFKGEFIEGIAFDKATLIRAGIENADAIASVTNGDNTNIVTALIAKKKFKVPTIVARIYDPIRAEIYRKMGINTVSPTLWGANKIKDLICHPDLFRVSSFGNGEVEIIETEASIFLDGRHVRDISIPSEVNVVSIVRNGIAVIPTPSTTFKKGDKIFIASTAFGKSKIKQMFMS